The following coding sequences lie in one Chelonia mydas isolate rCheMyd1 chromosome 6, rCheMyd1.pri.v2, whole genome shotgun sequence genomic window:
- the CLP1 gene encoding LOW QUALITY PROTEIN: polyribonucleotide 5'-hydroxyl-kinase Clp1 (The sequence of the model RefSeq protein was modified relative to this genomic sequence to represent the inferred CDS: deleted 2 bases in 1 codon) yields the protein MPSGTPGHTAGLYRIEMAEEAGDEKKQVAKFELERETELRFEVEASQTVQLELLAGMAEIFGTELTRNKKFTFDAGAKVAVFTWHGCTVQLSGRTEVAYISKDTPMLLYLNTHTALEQMRRQAEREDERGPRVMVVGPTDVGKSTVCRLLLNYAVRLGRRPTFVELDVGQGSVSIPGTMGALYIERPADVEEGFSVQAPLVYHFGSTTPGTNIKLYNKITSRLADVFNQRCEVNRRASVSGCVINTCGWVKGSGYHALVHAASAFEVDVVVVLDQERLYNELKRDLPHFVRTVLLPKSGGVVERSKDFRRECRDDRIREYFYGFRGCFYPHAFDVKFCDVKIYKVGAPTIPDSCLPLGMSQEDNQLKLVPVTPGRDMVHHLLSVSTADGSEENISETAWAGFIVVTGVDVDRQVFTVLSPAPRPLPKNFLLIMDIRFMDLK from the exons GCCTGTACAGGATAGAGATGGCAGAggaggctggggatgagaagaAGCAGGTGGCAAAGTTTGAGCTGGAGCGGGAGACGGAGCTTCGCTTTGAGGTGGAGGCCTCGCAGACTGTCCAGCTGGAGCTGCTGGCAGGCATGGCGGAAATCTTCGGCACTGAGCTGACCCGTAACAAGAAGTTCACTTTTGATGCTGGTGCCAAGGTGGCCGTGTTTACGTGGCATGGCTGCACAGTGCAGCTGAGCGGCCGCACTGAAGTGGCTTACATATCGAAGGACACGCCCATGCTGCTCTATCTCAACACCCACACAGCCCTGGAGCAGATGCGGCGGCAGGCAGAGCGCGAGGATGAGCGGGGGCCCCGAGTCATGGTGGTGGGACCTACGGATGTGGGTAAGTCGACAGTGTGCCGGCTGCTGCTGAACTACGCTGTGCGGCTGGGGCGCCGACCCACCTTCGTGGAGCTGGACGTGGGCCAGGGCTCGGTCTCCATTCCTGGCACCATGGGGGCACTGTACATCGAGCGGCCTGCTGACGTAGAGGAGGGCTTCTCTGTCCAGGCCCCCCTGGTCTATCACTTTGGCTCCACCACTCCTGGCACCAACATCAAACTCTATAATAAG ATCACATCTCGCTTGGCTGACGTCTTTAACCAGCGCTGCGAAGTGAACCGCCGGGCTTCAGTCAGTGGCTGCGTCATCAACACTTGCGGCTGGGTGAAGGGCTCGGGGTACCACGCCCTGGTGCATGCTGCCTCAGCCTTTGAGGTGGATGTGGTGGTAGTGCTGGACCAGGAGCGCCTCTACAATGAGCTGAAGCGGGACCTCCCCCATTTTGTGCGCACAGTGCTGCTCCCCAAgtcgggtggggtggtggagcgCTCCAAGGACTTCCGGCGGGAGTGCCGGGATGACCGCATCCGTGAGTACTTCTACGGCTTCCGGGGCTGCTTCTACCCCCACGCCTTCGACGTCAAATTCTGTGATGTCAAGATCTACAAGGTGGGGGCTCCCACCATCCCTGACTCATGTCTGCCCCTGGGCATGTCGCAGGAGGACAACCAGCTCAAGCTTGTGCCAGTGACGCCGGGCCGTGACATGGTGCACCACCTGCTGAGCGTCAGCACTGCTGATGGCAGTGAGGAGAACATCTCCGAGACC GCGTGGGCTGGCTTCATCGTCGTCACTGGGGTGGATGTAGATCGCCAGGTCTTCACAGTGCTGTCACCGGCACCTCGCCCACTGCCCAAGAACTTCCTGCTGATCATGGACATCCGCTTCATGGACCTTAAGTAG